One part of the Mariniflexile litorale genome encodes these proteins:
- a CDS encoding 50S ribosomal protein L25/general stress protein Ctc, whose translation MKSITINGSQRESVGKKATKALRNAGQVPCVLYGGDKPVHFNSEELAFTHLVYTPNAHTVVIALENGEKYNAIVQDIQFHPVTDRILHIDFYQLFEDKEISMDIPLVYIGSSKGVKNGGVLRKNKRSLKVKALPANLPDFIEADITPLKIGSKLYITTLQNDAYKFMHPDNTVVCLVRRSRASVDAFDDEEEEAAAEAAEAAEVEATQE comes from the coding sequence ATGAAATCAATTACAATCAACGGATCTCAAAGAGAAAGCGTGGGCAAAAAAGCAACAAAAGCCTTACGTAATGCTGGTCAGGTTCCTTGCGTATTATACGGAGGAGATAAGCCAGTTCATTTTAATTCAGAAGAATTAGCCTTCACTCATCTTGTATACACACCTAATGCGCACACAGTTGTGATTGCTTTAGAAAATGGCGAAAAATACAACGCCATTGTACAAGATATTCAATTTCACCCAGTAACCGATAGAATTTTACACATAGACTTTTATCAGTTATTTGAAGACAAAGAAATTAGCATGGATATTCCACTTGTTTACATTGGAAGCTCTAAAGGTGTTAAAAATGGAGGGGTATTACGTAAAAACAAACGTAGTTTAAAAGTAAAAGCATTACCAGCTAACTTACCAGATTTTATTGAAGCAGATATCACACCGCTTAAAATTGGTAGTAAACTTTACATTACTACATTGCAAAATGATGCTTACAAATTCATGCACCCAGATAATACAGTAGTATGTCTTGTAAGACGTTCTAGAGCGTCAGTAGATGCATTTGATGACGAAGAGGAAGAAGCAGCAGCTGAAGCAGCCGAAGCAGCTGAAGTAGAAGCAACTCAAGAATAG
- a CDS encoding transposase gives MSRKYKFHNKAGLYFVSFATINWIDVFTREMYFNVLAESINYCRKEKGMELYAYCFMPSHVHFIFRSANDEPSELLRDFKRHTSKKKIEVIENNPQESRKEWLLWMFERAGIKNATTSKYQFWQHHNKPIELWSEKVIKQKIDYIHNNPVESGFVTNAVDWKYSSARNFQDDNTILEIDTVGFLG, from the coding sequence ATGAGCAGAAAATACAAGTTTCATAACAAAGCAGGTTTATATTTTGTGTCATTTGCCACAATAAATTGGATAGATGTATTTACAAGAGAAATGTATTTTAATGTATTAGCAGAAAGTATAAACTATTGCCGTAAAGAAAAGGGCATGGAATTATATGCATATTGTTTTATGCCAAGTCATGTTCATTTTATATTTAGATCGGCAAACGATGAACCTTCAGAATTATTAAGAGATTTTAAACGGCATACTTCAAAAAAAAAAATAGAAGTCATAGAAAACAATCCTCAAGAAAGCCGGAAAGAATGGTTGTTATGGATGTTTGAACGTGCAGGTATAAAGAATGCAACAACAAGTAAATATCAATTTTGGCAGCATCATAATAAACCTATCGAGTTATGGAGTGAAAAGGTAATCAAACAAAAAATAGATTATATACATAATAATCCTGTAGAAAGTGGTTTTGTAACAAATGCTGTAGATTGGAAATACTCAAGTGCTAGAAACTTTCAAGACGATAATACAATTTTAGAAATTGATACTGTTGGGTTTCTAGGTTAG
- the pth gene encoding aminoacyl-tRNA hydrolase, with translation MWQFLLNVFKKKNQNEQQDTMKKYLIVGLGNIGAEYANTRHNIGFKILDHFAAQENITFQTQKLGDIATYKLKGRTFIFLKPSTYMNLSGKAIVYWLTKENIPLENLLVITDDLNLSFGSIRVKTKGSDGGHNGLKDTQAKLNTSAYNRFRFGISDAFNKGQQVDYVLGEWTNEENETLKERLDKSIELIKSFGLAGINNTMNAFNGK, from the coding sequence ATGTGGCAGTTTTTATTAAACGTATTTAAAAAGAAAAATCAAAACGAACAACAAGACACAATGAAAAAATATTTAATAGTTGGTCTAGGAAACATTGGTGCAGAATATGCCAATACCCGACATAATATCGGATTCAAAATTTTAGATCATTTTGCTGCCCAAGAAAACATAACATTTCAAACCCAAAAACTGGGAGATATTGCTACTTATAAACTAAAAGGAAGAACCTTTATATTTCTAAAGCCAAGTACGTACATGAATTTAAGCGGAAAGGCCATAGTATATTGGTTAACAAAAGAGAACATTCCGTTAGAAAATTTATTAGTAATAACCGATGATTTAAATCTTTCATTTGGAAGTATTCGTGTTAAAACTAAAGGAAGTGATGGAGGCCATAATGGGTTAAAAGATACCCAAGCAAAATTAAACACTTCAGCCTATAACCGTTTTAGATTTGGTATTAGTGATGCGTTTAATAAAGGGCAACAAGTTGATTATGTTCTAGGAGAATGGACAAATGAAGAAAATGAAACCCTTAAAGAACGTTTAGATAAATCTATTGAACTTATTAAATCGTTTGGTTTGGCAGGGATAAACAATACCATGAATGCGTTTAATGGAAAGTAA
- a CDS encoding helix-turn-helix transcriptional regulator, which yields MRSLKLRITTKFTSLQKLSLFYLLSFQTTLQAHKHFAYSMRYEVENFAQHTSKSRIEKGQINTSVSTAKILADALEVEVYELFKFED from the coding sequence ATGCGAAGTTTGAAACTTCGCATCACTACTAAATTTACATCTCTGCAAAAGCTTTCTCTTTTTTATTTATTATCGTTTCAAACAACCTTACAAGCTCACAAACACTTTGCTTACTCGATGCGGTACGAAGTTGAAAACTTCGCACAGCACACTTCGAAGAGCAGAATTGAAAAGGGGCAGATAAATACATCTGTTAGTACTGCAAAAATCCTAGCAGATGCTTTGGAAGTTGAGGTTTATGAATTATTTAAATTTGAAGATTAA
- a CDS encoding ribose-phosphate pyrophosphokinase, translating into MPIVITEAKIFACTQSKVLGEKIAQAFGSELGNVITSTYSDGEFQPSYEESIRGTRIFLIGSTNPGPENLMEMLLMIDAAKRASARHITAVLPYFGWARQDRKDKPRVPIAAKLVAKMLETAGATRIITMDLHADQIQGFFEKPVDHLFASTIFLPYLQNLNLDNLTIASPDMGGSKRAYAYSKALECDVVICYKQRSKANVISHMELIGDVTGKNVVLVDDMVDTAGTLTKAADLMMERGALSVRAICTHPILSGKAYENLNNSKLEELIVTDSIPIKPLSNKIKVLSCANLFAEVMEKVHNNKSISSQFVM; encoded by the coding sequence ATGCCAATTGTGATTACCGAAGCTAAAATTTTTGCGTGTACTCAAAGTAAAGTGCTTGGAGAGAAAATTGCTCAAGCTTTTGGATCCGAATTGGGCAATGTTATTACCTCTACTTATAGCGATGGCGAGTTTCAACCATCATATGAAGAATCTATTCGAGGAACACGTATTTTCTTAATTGGTTCTACCAATCCAGGGCCAGAGAATTTAATGGAAATGTTGTTAATGATTGACGCTGCTAAACGTGCTTCGGCAAGGCACATCACTGCAGTGTTACCTTATTTTGGATGGGCAAGACAAGACAGAAAAGATAAACCTAGAGTGCCAATAGCGGCTAAATTAGTTGCTAAAATGTTAGAAACAGCAGGTGCAACTCGAATTATCACTATGGATTTACATGCAGACCAGATACAAGGTTTTTTCGAAAAACCTGTAGATCATTTATTTGCATCAACCATTTTTCTGCCTTATTTACAAAACTTGAATTTAGATAATTTAACTATTGCATCACCCGATATGGGAGGCTCAAAAAGAGCTTATGCCTATTCAAAAGCATTAGAATGCGATGTTGTAATATGTTATAAGCAACGTTCTAAAGCCAATGTTATTTCGCATATGGAATTAATTGGCGATGTTACTGGTAAAAATGTGGTGCTGGTTGACGATATGGTTGATACCGCAGGTACTTTAACTAAAGCAGCCGATTTAATGATGGAACGTGGGGCATTAAGTGTAAGAGCCATTTGTACACATCCTATTTTATCTGGAAAAGCGTACGAGAATTTAAATAATTCAAAATTAGAAGAACTTATAGTAACAGATTCTATACCTATTAAACCTTTAAGTAACAAAATTAAAGTTTTAAGCTGTGCTAATTTATTTGCCGAGGTAATGGAAAAAGTACATAACAATAAATCTATTAGTTCACAATTTGTAATGTAG